The nucleotide window GTCGACCGGCTTCGCCGCACTCGTCGACGAGTCACAGTGGTACGGCCTGGCTTTCGCCGTCGGCCTCGGCCGGATCGGCGCCGTCATCGGCACCCGGAGGTCGCTGAAACCTGCCCACCCCAACGGTTTCGGCGCCCTGGTCGCGGGCACACAACATCTCTCCGTCGCCGTGTGGCTGGTTCTCGCGCTCGTAGCGGCCATCCCACTCGGACTGTCCGCCAACGGATTCGACGGCGGCCACCTCGAGGTGGCCGCCGTCGTCCGAGGAATCGCGATCGTGCTCGGTGTCGCCGCGTTCGCCTGGTGGTTCACCCGGCATTGTGCGCGCCGGATGGGCGGGATCACCGGTGACGTACTGGGCGCGACCATCGAAGTCGGGGTCGCGCTCGCCGTCGTCGGGCTGTTGCTCTGACCCGCCACGGGACCCGTCACGCGAACGGTCAGCTGCGGTAGAGCTCCGTCATCCAGCCGTGGGTGTCGGCGAACGTCCCCCGCTGGATGCCGGTCAGGGTGTCACGCAATGCCTGCGTCACCTCGCCGGTCTCGCCGTTGTTGATGGTGTAGTCCTCGTTCTCACCCTTGACCCGACCGACCGGGGTGATGACCGCGGCGGTGCCACAGGCGAACACCTCGGTGATGTCGCCCGACGCCACGCCCTTGCGCAACTCCTCGGTGGTGATCTTGCGTTCCTCGACCTCGAAGCCGGCGTCGGTGGCCAGCGTGAGCAGCGACGAACGGGTGATCCCCGGCAGCAGTGACCCCGACAGTTCGGGGGTCACCAGTCGGGCGTCGGCGCCCGAACCGAACACGAAGAACAGATTCATGCCGCCCATCTCCTCGATGAAGCGGCGTTCGATCGCGTCGAGCCACACGACCTGGTCGCAACCCTGCTCGGTCGCCTGCCGCTGCGCGAGGAACGCCGCGGCGTAGTTGCCTCCGCACTTGGCGAATCCGGTGCCGCCCGGCGCCGCGCGGACGTACTCGGTGGAGAGCCAGACGCTCACCGGCTTGATGCCGCCGGCGAAGTAGGCGCCCGCCGGTGAGGCGATGACCGAATAGATGTAGCTCGTCGACGGGGCATTCACGCCCAG belongs to Gordonia sp. KTR9 and includes:
- a CDS encoding adenosylcobinamide-GDP ribazoletransferase is translated as MIPPTRAFRTAVSWLTVVPVGGHASDAPDRSLGAAVMASVPVVGALLGAASASVAFGLAHTGLPTLLIGVLVVVLLAAATRGMHLDGLADTADGLGCYGPPDRVTEVMRSGTVGPFGVATLVLVLAVQSTGFAALVDESQWYGLAFAVGLGRIGAVIGTRRSLKPAHPNGFGALVAGTQHLSVAVWLVLALVAAIPLGLSANGFDGGHLEVAAVVRGIAIVLGVAAFAWWFTRHCARRMGGITGDVLGATIEVGVALAVVGLLL
- a CDS encoding branched-chain amino acid aminotransferase, whose translation is MTLEFNRTEHPHPVSEGRRAEILSAPGFGRHFTDNMVMIDYDAEVGWHSATVKPYGPIALDPAATVLHYGQEVFEGLKAYRQPDGSIAAFRPEANAARLQRSAERLAMPALPVEDFIGSLKALLDADNEWVPAAGGEESLYLRPFMFASQASLGVNAPSTSYIYSVIASPAGAYFAGGIKPVSVWLSTEYVRAAPGGTGFAKCGGNYAAAFLAQRQATEQGCDQVVWLDAIERRFIEEMGGMNLFFVFGSGADARLVTPELSGSLLPGITRSSLLTLATDAGFEVEERKITTEELRKGVASGDITEVFACGTAAVITPVGRVKGENEDYTINNGETGEVTQALRDTLTGIQRGTFADTHGWMTELYRS